One Nostoc sp. CENA543 genomic window, TTTAATCGACCTGATGAATTGAAGGCTGGGGTGTTTTATGGTACTAACTTCCGGATCGGCCAAAGTAGTGGAGGGCTGCCGATTATTGACAACGATGACATACCTATTGCTCTAGTGCAGGGTAATCTAGATAGTGTGGCAACTCCCGCTAATGCTCAAGAAACATACGCAGGCATTCAAGACCCTCCCAAGGCGTTTATCACCATTCCTGGTGCTAACCACTATGGCATTACCAATGAAGATAATCTCCTACGTGAACCTATTAGACCAACGCTAGGGCAAGATGTGGCAATTGAAACCATTGCCCGTTGGAGTGCGCTTTTTTTACGCGGAACTGTACTCAACGACAAAGGAGCATTTGATTATGTATTCAACTCAGGTGATGCGTTAGATCCAAATGTCAATGTGGAGAGCGTTACAAAACCTATACCTGAATACACTTCTGTAGTTAGCTTGCTGGGATTAGGGGTAATAGGTGCAAGTTCACTGCTAACACGTAAGCAGAAATCAGTAATAAAATAAACACAGTGATAAATTTGTTATCCACCCTCAGCTACCCAGTGAGGGTTTTTCGTTTGAACTGATGAAATACTGGCCTTAGCAACTGGCGAGCCGGTGGGCGGTTATACCAATTCACAAAAAATGTGATTCAAATGCAAACGCCAAAAGCTATGCTGAGTCCCATTTTCTTAATTTTGAATTTTGAATTGGTCTTACGCGATCGCTATCCAATAAGAAACTGTGTGCTGGACAAACACATACTACAACTGTATTATTTAAAATAGTCTTGATTACAAATACTACAAACCTTCAATGACCAGCAGACTCTCCTCAACCATTAGCGCGGTGCATTGCCAACCCAGCAAGGGTTTAGGCAGAGCGGCTGCGCTATTTGCGTTTGAGCAAATGTATCTGTTCATTGGCGATAAATCTATAGACATTGGCTTTTTTGGAGCGTTAGCCTGTTGGCTGAATCCAGAGCAACTGAAGGAAAGCGGGAAGTGTAAATGTCTCATAGCACCCACATAGAGCAAAAAGTATCAACTACCTCACCCCCGCTTCTTTTCACCAGAGGCGGGGGTTATTTTTTTAAGAGTGATGTCTGACGACAAGCCGCGAACGCGTCTACACGTGCCTTCTACTTCTGAAAAAAATTTTGTAGTACACCCTTGACACTTTTGTAATACTTATGTAGCATAAATGTAGTAAAGCAATCAAGCCTCTCAAAAAGGCAGAGAGCAAACACTATCAGAACCATGAAAACTAAATAATTGCCACCCAACGTGGGGGTGTAGCTTAGTCCGGTTTAAAGCAGTCGCCTGTCGAGCGAAAGAACGTGTGTACCTTTCGGGAAGGCTTTGCCAACAAATCCCATCATCCCCATGTAGCCTTGTGGACAAAAAGATTAAGTCGCTTTGATTCTCAGTCAGAGAGAAGCGGGTGCAACTCCCGTCGAGGCTTCCAAACATTGCAGTGTAGCTTAATGGCAAAGCCCCAAGCTCATAACTTGGTAAATGTGGGTACCCTTCGGGATGCCTACGGCTACAACTCCCACCACTGCAACCAAATGCAGGGATGGTGTAATTGGCAACACCAGAGTCTCCAAAACTGTTGTTCTGGGTTCAAGTTCTAATCCTTGCGTTCTACTCTCTGCCCCTGTGGACAAATGGTTAAGTCGCTGCTCTTTCAAAGCGGAAATTGCGGGTTCAAATCCCGCCAGGGGAATTATTCACCTTATCCCCTGGTAGCTCAGTTGGTAGTAGCGTCTGTTTGAAAAACAGAAGGTCGTCAGTTCGATTCTGACCTGGGGGACTGGCACATTGCCCCATAGCTTAATGGCAGAGCAAGTGGCTGTTAACCGCGAGGCTGTAGGTACCCTTCAGGAACGCTTACGCGAACGAGTCCTACTGGGGCAGCCATTAATTGCCGAGTGGATGAATTGGTAGAGTCACCTGTCTCTGAAACAGGAATTTGTAGGTACCCTACCCTTCTCTACGAGAGACTGCGCCAACGGGAACGCTCTGCGAACGGGAAGCAAGCTACAACTCCTGTCGGGAGTACCAATTGGGTCGTTGGCAGAGCGGATAAATAACGCCCTTGTGTATGGGGTATTGGCATAGCGGCAAGTGCATCGGACTTTTAATCCGACTTAGACAGGTTCGACTCCTGTATACCCCACCAAATTTTACCCCTGTGATGCAATTGGCAGACATGACCTGCTTAAAACGGGTTTTCTACAGGTTCAAATCCTGTCAGGGGTATCAACTTATGGGAGTGTCGCCTAATGGATGGGCATCGTTCGCGTTAGCGTCTCCGAAGGAGAATCTTCTAAATCGACCGATGTAGGTTCAAGTCCTACCACTTCTGCCAAATATGGGTCTGTAGCTTAATTGGGAAAGCGTCTGCCTTGCAAGCAGAAAGATGTCGGTTCAAATCCGACCAGTATCCACTTATGGTGTCTGTTGGCGTAGCTGCTCCTATGGAGCTAGCCAAAGCAGTCGCGGCACTGGTTTGTGAAACCAGTCATTAGGGAGTTCAAGCCTCCTCAGACACCTTTGAATTGATAATGGAGGTGATGATGTGATCGCTAACTGGCTAGTCTTGGGGATGTACCAACCCGATGCGATAGCTTCCTATCAAGTCAATGGTAAACCTTTGCTAGTTGTATCTAATGAAGTTAGCGAACTACCTTATTTGCGATTGAAGATAATTCTCAATCTGTACCTGAACCTGGGGTAATTTTGGGTTTATTATCAGTCGTCACAACGGGTATGTGGAAATTCCAGCATCAACGATAAAGCAGATTTCTCAGAATTAAGATACATCAAAAACCCCGATTTTTCAGAAAAATCGGGGTTTTTAATACCAAGAAATGACAAACTAGGGTAATCTTTTTTCTAGATATTGACCAATCATTACCTGTTCACCCGCACGAGAAATAATAGTTTGTCGGGTGCGATATTTGTTACCAACTAACTTTAACTCTTCCTCAAAGACTGAACCGTTATACTCTGTCCGCAGACATAGAGTTTTGCTGTTAGGGAAAGAATACTTCGCAGTAATTGGTTCTGAGGTGGCAAAACCGCGATCGCGATACAATATATTTCCTAACGCACCAAATAATGTAGAACCTTCAGATTCATTCCTATTAGTTAAGCTATTTTTACTACGCCAATTAACTTCTACACCACCAACCAGCATCACTGCGTCGGTTAAATTGTGCATTTGAGCCAACTTTTGTAATTCCTCGCATCCTGACTCTAAAAATCGGATGGCGAGCATACTCTCGATTTCTTTGGTATTACCGTTGGGAAGAGTATAGTAACGTCTTTCCGAAAGCCACTGACCAACTGATGCTTGAAAAAACTCGATGATTTGGGACTCATCAGCAGTGTGTGCAATTGTTAGCGGTGATCTCACGCGTAATTGTCCTCACCTAAAAGGAATAAAAATTGGGCTTATTGTATATAATACATTGCTCTAAAATGCAATTCTAGTTTAAAATTTTTAATACGTTGCCGAAATACCGAGAAATACCAGTGATTACAGAGGTATTTTTGCTACGATAGAGTTTGTATTTAGTAAAACTAAATATTCCCTTACCAAACAATGCCGACATTAGTGTCTAGCAGATCAATTGTTATGTGATATCTATTGACGATGGATGCTAAGTTTTAGAGGTGTGCCAAATCTTTTTGGCTAATTTATACTAGGAATTTTCTGTCTGTAATACTAGCAATATAACAGTAAAAAAAATTTGACATGACTTTGTCATCATTTTGTGATCATAGTAATATTTAGTACCAAAAGTTTCCTAAACAACTTTATGAACTTCTACATTTACCAGCCAAAAACATAATAGATGGATTTGTTTAGTAATAAAAAGCTGTGAATCAAAAACTTGTTTAAACAAGCTAAATCGATCATTCAGACCCAAAATTACAGCAAAAAACGATGCAGCAGCAAACTTACACTCCCACTTGGCAATTAAATCAGACAAATTTTGATGAGAAACAGAAAAATCATCGCCAAAAAAGTAGGATTTTCCATTACTTATTGATGTTTTGTTTGTTGAGTACAGGGATATTCACAGCTAGTTGTGGTTCTCTACCAAAAGAATCAGCAAAAGCACAATCTCAACAACGGACAAGCAGAGAAGGAAACCAAGCAGTACCGGTAGATGTAGCTATTGCGCGCATAGAAAGATTGCAACCACAAACAGAGTATACAGGTACAACCACACCATACCGGACAGTATCACTGCGATCGCAAGTAGAAGGTAGGTTATTATCTTTAAACTCAGATGTCGGCGACTCAGTAACAAAAGGACAAACCATCGGTCAATTAGATGACACTATCCTCTCTACAGACTTCCGACAAGCAGAAGCCGAATTAGCCGCCCTACAATCAGAAGTAGCTAGAGCCTCTACCCAAATCAGTAACGCCAATGCAGAGGTAGAAAGATTGCGGCTAGAGTTAGTCCAAGCCGAAGCTGATGCTAACCGCCAACAGCAATTATTTAAAGAAGGGGCAATTTCCGAACAACAAGCCCAACAAGCCAACACCAAAGCCAAAACCGCCGCCCAAGCACTGCGTGCCGCCCAAGAACGGGTGCGGACAGAACAACAAGCCGAAGCTGCTGCCAGAGGACGAGTCTTCGCCCAAAAAGCAGTATTAGCCCAAACCAAAGAACGTCGTTCCTACTCCCGGCTCATCTCACCCATCACTGGTGTAGTCACCGAAAAAGTCACAGAACCAGGAAATCTCCTGCAAGCTGGGGGTGAGGCTTTAAAAATTGCCGACTTTAGCCGCATCAAAGTAGTCGTGCAAGTGTCTGAATTAGAATTAAATCGCATTCAA contains:
- a CDS encoding phycobiliprotein lyase produces the protein MRSPLTIAHTADESQIIEFFQASVGQWLSERRYYTLPNGNTKEIESMLAIRFLESGCEELQKLAQMHNLTDAVMLVGGVEVNWRSKNSLTNRNESEGSTLFGALGNILYRDRGFATSEPITAKYSFPNSKTLCLRTEYNGSVFEEELKLVGNKYRTRQTIISRAGEQVMIGQYLEKRLP
- a CDS encoding efflux RND transporter periplasmic adaptor subunit, producing the protein MQQQTYTPTWQLNQTNFDEKQKNHRQKSRIFHYLLMFCLLSTGIFTASCGSLPKESAKAQSQQRTSREGNQAVPVDVAIARIERLQPQTEYTGTTTPYRTVSLRSQVEGRLLSLNSDVGDSVTKGQTIGQLDDTILSTDFRQAEAELAALQSEVARASTQISNANAEVERLRLELVQAEADANRQQQLFKEGAISEQQAQQANTKAKTAAQALRAAQERVRTEQQAEAAARGRVFAQKAVLAQTKERRSYSRLISPITGVVTEKVTEPGNLLQAGGEALKIADFSRIKVVVQVSELELNRIQIGQSVEVRLDAFPQEKLIGRVTRISPTADATARLIPVEVVIPNSNNNISSGLLARVSFATQVPQRVVISQTALQKSNRDTAAESNGTIYVLADTADKPKVMSRAVTLGEKADGKVEILSGLQPGDRYVVRSGRPLKDGDAVRLSILSEKSGS